AATGGATTCAGCCGGCAGCCGCTGCCGACTGAGAGAGCGCCACATCATGGTGCGGTGATGGCGGACCCCGCAAGAATTAATATGTAGGAGTGAGTGTAGGAGCGTTTTCGCTGGCTGCGAGCGAACATCTCGTGATGCGTCGGCTACGCTCTCTctcctcctttctctctccccccacGTACTCTTCGCCTCTCTACAATAATACTCTTAAAGCGCAAGTAGTAGAAAGCAGGCACGGTCAACGGCCGAGACTTGGCACGGCAGCGTGCACGAGCCCTCGCACCGGACCAACCGTGTCCTAGCTAGTACTAGTATCAGACAACAAATTAAAACACACGCTGCAATGAACGACAACCAGACTCGATTTATCGCGTGCTAATTGGACTCAATCAAGGCGCATGCGAGCTTGCACGTACACGGACCGACCCGTTCGCACGAACACGGCGCCTACAAAATAAAAGCCCCGGCCCGTTGCAGGGGCTGGAGCAACAACGCACGCACAACAACGCTAGCTCAGCGATCGATCGAACCCCGGCCCATCTAGCTGCTGCTCGCTTGCTTCGCCGATCGACGATGCGGCAGCCCACgatgctcgccgccgtcctgtggtcgctggcggcggcgctcctcgcGGAGGCCAAGGTGCACCACCACACCTGGGACATCGCCTACCACCGCAAGTCCCTCGACTGCTTCGAGAAGCTTGCCGTGACCGTCAACGGCGAGGCGCCCGGCCCAACCATCCGCGCCACGCAGGGCGACACCGTCGTGGTCACCGTGCGCAACAAGCTCGAGACAGAGAACACGGGCATCCACTGGCACGGCATCCGCCAGCGGGGCTCGCCGTGGGCCGACGGCACCGTCGGCGTCACGCAGTGCCCCATCCTCCCCGGCGAGACCTTCACCTACAGATTCGTCGTCGACAGGGTACACTGTTTTTTTTCATGTCAACTGCATGATGCATGGTGACCGACTAATGTGTGCGCCAACATGCATGTAACCAGCCGGGCACGTACTTGTACCATGCGCACTACGGGATGCAGCGCGTCGCCGGGCTCGACGGCATGCTCGTGGTGTCCGTGCCAGACGGCGTCATCGAGCCCTTCGCTTACGACGAAGAGCACACCGTCCTCCTCATGGACTGGTGGCACAAGAGCGTCTACGAGCAGGCCGTCGGGCTCGCGTCCGACCCGCTCGAGTTCGTCGGCGAGCCGCAGTCCCTGCTGATCAACGGCCGAGGGATGTTCGTCAACAGCTCGATCCCGCCGGCGGACTGCGCCTTGCCGCCGGCGCTGTTCACCGCCGTGCCGGGGAGGACCTACCGCCTCCGCGTCGGCAGCCTCACGTCGCTCTCGTCGCTCAACTTCGAGATCGAGGGCCACTCGATGACGGTGGTGGAGGCCGACGGCCACTACGTGCGCCCGGTCGTGGTGCGCAGCCTCTTCATCTACTCCGGCGAGACGTACTCCGTCCTGGTCACGGCCGACCAGGACCCGTCCCGGAACTACTGGGCCGCGTCCCACGTCGTCGGCCGCAAGCGCGAGACTCCCAGCGCCATGTCAGTCCTAAGCTACGCCGGGAACGacccgcgggcgccgccgccgacgccgcggccggCAGGCCCCGCGTGGGACGACGCGGCGCCCAGGGTGGAGCAGAGCAGGTCCGTCGCCGTGGCGCACCCGGACCACGCCCTGCCCGTGCCGCCGCGCCCCGACCGcacgctcctcctcctcaacgCCAACACCAGGATCGACGGCCACGTGCGGTGGGCCATCAATGGCGTGTCGCTACGGTTCCCGGCGACGCCGTACCTCGTCTCCATGAACCGCGGCCTACGGGCCGCCTACGACCAGCGTCCCCCGGCGGACGCGTACGACCACAGGAGCTACGACGtcggctccgcggccgccgcggcggcggcgggcggaacgGTGGCGAGCGCGGCGTACCGGCTGGCCCTGGGGTCGGTGGTGGACGTGGTGCTGCAGAACGCGGTGGCGCTCAACAACCGGAGCGAGACGCACCCGTGGCACCTCCACGGACACGACTTCTGGGTGCTCGGGTACGGCGAGGGCAGGTTCGAGCCGGGGAGGGACGAGGCCGGGTTCAACCTGAGGGACCCGGTGATGAAGAACACGGTGGCGCTGCACCCCAtggggtggacggcggtgaggttCGTGGCGGACAACCCCGGGGTGTGGCTGTTCCACTGCCACATCGAGGCGCACGTGTACATGGGCATGGGGGTGGTGTTTGAGGAGGGCGTCCACAAGGTCGGCCGCTTGCCCAGCTCCATCATGGGATGCGGACGATCCAGGGGCCTCAACTGAGGACGCCATTCCTTCACGACGAGCTCCTGTGTTTTTTATCCTGACTATCGGAGATGTACGGGCTATAGTCACACATTTAATTTTCGTTCCATCAATCAACCgatgtcatttattttttcaaaaataatacacatctttcttttccttccaaaaaaatgtcaattattatctttCCAAAACAAATAATGACGTGAATTATGGATAAATGCATGtgcaaaacaaagtaaagcctaggtCAAAGAAAAGTAAAGTGGCTGCGGGGGCAGTGTGAATGGAAAGTAATACGTGGGTATAAAAGGTGGCTATATGAAAGTGGTTGGTATAAAAAGTATTAGAATTTTAGTAGAATATTTGTATTTACAATAATTTTGTTGGAACATTGTTTTTGGAGCAATTTTGATTTTCCGAAGTTGGAACAATTGTTCTACTcttgcaaccaaacggtttaaACTTTACCTTTAAAATATTCCAactaaaaattcatttgagtCTATTGAATTATATTATTTAGAAAATCTTATTAGAATAAATATACTGATATAGTTAGTATTTAATTGTATAGCATACGTGTTGTTTAATTGAATCACATACGTACTGTTTGCCTTGGCTTACATGGCTGTGGGCTCCTCTCGGGGGTCAAGTGACCCCGAGCAAAGCCATCGCAGAAGGCGCTGGGGAGCTGGGCAGTAAATTCTTGTTGGACCGTCTGACCGCAACCCCTATAGTTGGAATATACTTGTTCCACTGGAACAAAttgttttgttaaaaaaaatcagagatTTTAAATCCACTAGTGGACCGACGAAACCCACGTAGAAGAGGCCCAGGAATGGGTGCGCCGCTAGCGCGGGTACTTTCAATAGGTCCGCGGTGCGTGCCCTGAGTATTTGCGGTGGGGCAGGCTTCCTTCTGCGATGGAGAAGCATGCAGTCGCGCACGTTACGAAGGTGAGTTGGGGAATTAAGGAAGGAGGGAAGGAGAAGTAGAAcagaaaaggaaaaattcaCTATACCTCTTTCTTTCCAATTCTATTGGCCAACCACCCATGGGTGGCCAAAGACTCGTATAAATTGGAGGGAGATCAGTGGGAGAAATCTGCGACAAAAGATCCGTTCCATCTCCCTGAACTCCACTCAAAGAAAGAAGATGTCCGGAGCGACATCTAGGACTTTAGTGGAGGTGTAGAGCCGTACTATACTGTTATGGATCCGTATAACCACCGTATTGCAAGATTAATTTTCCTGTATCCAAATGCATTAGGGTATGTACAACAGTTTAGACAGCTGCTGTTTATTTGACATATGTAGATAGTTAAATAGACAATTTGTACAATGAATTGTCTATATAGCAGTCTGCAAGCCATTTAATTCATTTCTGGGCACACAAATCATGGTGATCGAGTAAAAATTTATCTTTGTAACTTTGCTTGTGCTTTCACAATAGGATAGATGATATATTCATATATAAATCACTTAGGAAGCATAAATAAATGATGTTTAATAAgatgataaaaaaatattctagcCTTCGGTCCATGGTCATAGTCTAGCCATTAGCAGAGCCTTGTCCTCTTTCTGATCCTTATCCGGCTACTATCA
The nucleotide sequence above comes from Panicum virgatum strain AP13 chromosome 3K, P.virgatum_v5, whole genome shotgun sequence. Encoded proteins:
- the LOC120701197 gene encoding L-ascorbate oxidase-like translates to MRQPTMLAAVLWSLAAALLAEAKVHHHTWDIAYHRKSLDCFEKLAVTVNGEAPGPTIRATQGDTVVVTVRNKLETENTGIHWHGIRQRGSPWADGTVGVTQCPILPGETFTYRFVVDRPGTYLYHAHYGMQRVAGLDGMLVVSVPDGVIEPFAYDEEHTVLLMDWWHKSVYEQAVGLASDPLEFVGEPQSLLINGRGMFVNSSIPPADCALPPALFTAVPGRTYRLRVGSLTSLSSLNFEIEGHSMTVVEADGHYVRPVVVRSLFIYSGETYSVLVTADQDPSRNYWAASHVVGRKRETPSAMSVLSYAGNDPRAPPPTPRPAGPAWDDAAPRVEQSRSVAVAHPDHALPVPPRPDRTLLLLNANTRIDGHVRWAINGVSLRFPATPYLVSMNRGLRAAYDQRPPADAYDHRSYDVGSAAAAAAAGGTVASAAYRLALGSVVDVVLQNAVALNNRSETHPWHLHGHDFWVLGYGEGRFEPGRDEAGFNLRDPVMKNTVALHPMGWTAVRFVADNPGVWLFHCHIEAHVYMGMGVVFEEGVHKVGRLPSSIMGCGRSRGLN